ATTCGACCTCAAGGTGGGGCCGGCCCTGGCGCCGCGCCGGGGCTCGCTGCCGGAGCAGAGGGATCTGCGCCTGGCCTCcgtggagctgggctgggagcagaagcCCACgtccctcctgtgccagctggacGGCGCGGAGGGCAGGACAGCGGGCACGCGGAACCCCCCGGAGCACACCAACGGCATCCACACGCCGCCCCACGCCGCCCTGCCCGGGGCCGTGTCCCCCGGCGCGCTCCGCCGCAGCCTCGAGGCCGTCAAAGCCCTCTCCTCCAAAGCCGCCTCGGCCTCGGCCGCGCTCAGCCCTCCCCTGGCCTCGTCCCCGGGCTCGCCGGGCGCCGAGCCGGGCTCCGTGcggcccagcagcacccagggcgAGGGGCATTCGCTGCCCCCCATCGCCCGGCGCCTCGGGCACCACCCGCCGCAGTCGCTGAACGTGGGCAAGCCGCTGTACCAGAGCATGAACTGCAAGCCCATGCAGATGTACGTGCTGGACATTAAGGACACCAAGGAGCAGGGACGAGTCAAGTGGAAAGTGTTCAACAGCAGCTCCGTGGTGGGGCCGCCCGAGACCAGTTTACACACGGTGGTGCAAGGCCGAGGGGAGCTGATCATATTCGGTGGCCTGATGGACAAGAAACAAAACGTCAAATATTACCCCAAAACAAATGCCTTGTACTTTGTGCGAGCAAAGAGATAATGCGGCCGCCGCCCGTCCTTCCATCCCTGCggctcctcctccttccccagccccttcccGACACGCAGGCGTTCAAACTGTGAATTAGGGAGCAGGAAACCAATAAAAGTCCAAGCAAACGCTCCAGCACTGCCCCGGCAGTTCCCAGTAAGACCCCAGTCGTGTTTACAGGCGGGGAAGGACCCGAGGATTCggggagagcagccagggaattcctctgctgcagccaggatcTTCCTGGGTTTATTCTCTTAAGTGTTTGTGAGTCTCGGTCTCTCCGAAATTCCTCGTGGGTTGTGAGTAGAAGTGGTTTTATAGGAATAACCTAAattgcagcaggcaggaggctgTTAGCTTGATTAATTCCATGCTCAACTCCGTCAGGAAAACAGCAATATCCCTCTGGGAacctcccagtgctgccaaccTTTGCTCGACACAAACACGAtgcctttttattttgcctCTCACCTGCCGCTCTCGTCTCTGTCCTCCAGGCAGGACcaaaagaaggaggaaaggacatttttttttgtgtcaaaATGCCAAAAATCTTGATTGTTAGcatccctcctctccctgccctgctggatcAGGCTTGGGGATCAGCCCTGATCCCCTCTGACCAGCGGAAATACTCTGAAAATCCTGTTATTCCCCCAAAACAGAGATATTTGGCTGCCAATTCCCTTCTAGACTTTAAGGTTTCATTTCATTGAACGGCCCAAACCCGTTCAAGGCCGAAGCAGCCCCTTGGAGCCCGGGAGCAGGGtgggttttccagggaaaaggacagATCCTGGTAAATGTGAGGGCAGCCTCGATGCAGTAACTTCACCTCATCTTTGCACGTGCCTCCTTCCGCAAAGATTAAATCCAAATCCGAAGGGATTGAACCTGTGCGTCCTTCTGGGACAAGCCCtccttccctgtcccctccaaGGGGGGGAAACGGGGCGGATTCTGCCAGGTTTTGGTCAACAACCTCCAGCACCCTCAAACCAGGGAGCCCTCCCCAAGCCGGCAGCGCCATGACGTGGTCCCTTCTTCCCcaaatttttcttctccatccCCACTGAGCTTTCTGCCGGTCGGagccttaaatcccatcccagccgCGTGGGGACGGGGAGGGATTTGCTTCACCCGCGGCGTTTTCCACCTCTGTAAATAAACCCCTCATCAAATCCCACCTCTCCCATTCATCCCAGAACGATTTGGGAAAGCAAAATACAATTTTCCCTCCTCTCAAAAAATCCCCAGACCTCAGGAGCACCTCGGGTGAGCTGTGGAATTTTGGAATTTTCCTTCTCCACGCGATGGCCGCGGGGAAGGCGGTCGAGGCTTCGCCATCGATCCCCACGTCCCCTTTGCATGTTTTTTGTCATCCATCCCCAAAAAAGAGTCAAAGCCGGGGATGGATGGCGCCTTGATGTccttctccctgcagagcatccctccagggctgctctcccacTTTCCATCCTGCCCCACTCCCAGGGTTCCCCTCCCGGGGTTCCCCGTCAGGAGATGCATGTTCTGTGCCCTTCAGAGAGATTCACCCCAAATTTAGGTCCCTGTCCCCGAGTCCCacgggagctgctggtgctgtgagcGAGGTGTCCCCCCACCCACCGCGACTCAGGTGTCCCCCCCGTCACTCCCGGGCCGAGAGCAGCAATGGGAAGCGATTCCAGTGATATTTAAAATCTTGTGTACATTTTGGGGGGGTTCATGGGGGTCCCTCCCCCCCTTCCCAACGAATTTTTAGTGGTTtaacaaataaaaaggaaaagaaacgGATGGTTGGTCCTTTTGGGGAGGGGTGGGAGTGACTTGGAGGGGAAGTTCGTGCTGTGCTGCCGTAAGTTTGGGGGTGaaaggggggatttggggtctttGTGTAGGAGAAGGGAAATATTTGTACAGGGAATGTTGGAGGAGTGGAGGGAGGCAAAGGGGGACACAGAGAATTTGGGAAGTTTCTTGGAGCCAGAAATCAGGGATGGGGACCCCAAAGCCTGTTGAGGTTGGAAACTGGGGATCCCAGAGCCTGTTGGAGCTGGGAATTCAGGGATCCCAAACCTTGTTTGGGATGGAAGTTTAGGatgggaccccaaaacctgTCAGGGCTGGGAACTGGGGAACCCatgtcctgcctgtgctggaaaTTGTGGATCCCAGGTCCTGCCAGGGTTGGGAATTAGGGACAGGGACCCAAAGGCTGTccacactgggaatggggaactggAACTGGAATTCCCAGTTTCCAAACCCTGTTAGGgatggaaactgggaatggggatccCAAAACTGCTAGAGATGGTAACCGGGGATGTCAaagcctcccagctctgggaaatgGGACCCCAAAGCCAGTTGGGGCTGGAAATTGGTGATAaggaccccaaatcctgccagTGTTGGGAACTGGGGATCCCACAACCTGTTGGagatgggaaatgggaatggggatccTAGaacctgctggggctggaaatTGGGACCCCAAGTCCTGCCAGTGGGGGAGATGCTGGAACCCAAAGCTTCAAGTGTCAGTGATTAGGGATGAAGGAGAGATCCAAAGCCTGGAAACCCTGGCAGTTgggaaccccaaatcccagcagtgctggcaacTGGGGATGGGGACCCCCAAATCATTGCAGTGTCAGTAACTTGGAATGAGGACCCCCAAATCATTCCGGTGTCAGTAACTTGGGATGGGGACCCCCAGATCTTTGCAGTGTCAGTAATCTGGGATGGGGACCCCCTCAAATTATTCCGGTGTCAGTAAGTGGGGAtggggaccccccaaaatccgcAGGGCCGGGGTCGCTCCACGTGTGCCCCCAACTCACCGCGCACGCGCAGCTGTGCCTGGGCGTGGTCTCTGTAGCGCCCCGCCTATTTTCGTGACGTCACGACGAGGCGGAAGCTGCCTCAGGTGAGCGGCGGCGCCGCGTCTTAAAGGGACCGCACGGGAAAATTGGTGTGGGGGACAAGGAtggggggggatttggggggcaGCGGGtccggggaggggacaggggctgggtcCCCTCCCTCCTAAATGCTGTGGGGGCACGGGATCAGCTGGGGGCAGCACAGACCCCGCGGGGGTGGCTGGAACCCCTCGGGGAGTGCAGGGACCCCGTGTGGGATGTGAGGGACACCTTGGGAGGGTggagggacactgagggggacagggaccccgtGTGGGGTGTGAGGTACACTGAGGGGGACAACGACCCCAGAATGGGTCTGTGAGGGACACGCTCGGAGGATggagggacactgagggggGCAGGGACCCCGTGTGGGGTGTGAGGGACACCCTGGGGGGATGGTGGGACACTGAGGGGTGCAGGGACCCTGTGTGGGCTGTGAGGGACACCTTGGGAGGGTGGAGGGACACTGAGGGAAGCAGAGACTCCGTGTGGGGTTGTGAGGCTGTGAGGGACACCCTGTGGGGATGGTGGGACACTGAGGGGTGCAGGGACCCTGTGTGGGGTGtgagggacactgagggggACAAGGACCCCAGAATGGGTCTGTGAGGGACACCTTGGGAGGGTGGAGGGACACTGAGGGAAGCAGGGACTCCGtgtggggctgtgagggacACCCTGGGGGGATGGAGGACACTGAGGGGTGCAGGGACCCCAGAGTGGGGCACAGGAAccggagaggggcagggaagccATGGGAAGGCGGTGGGACCCTGTAGGGGGTGCAAGGACCCCAGAGAGGCGTCAGGGACTCCATAGGGAGGGCACAGACCCCATGGAAGGGGAGCAGGCACCTCACAGAGGAGTGTCAGGGACCCCGTGGGTGGTTTTGGGGAGGATGCTGGGACACGGGGGGTGTTTTAGGGGCCCGATGGAGGATTTAGGGGCCCTGGGAAGGGTGCCTGGACCTTGGGGTGGGGTCAGAAGGAGCCCCCAAAGCTGCACATGCAGTGATCCCATGGGGGAAGGGGGGCTCTTCGCCGTCCCCCAGGTTTGGGggcccatggcagagcaggactGGGCGCTGGAGCcgggctggctcctgtcccccGCCGGCCGCCCCTACCTGGACTCCATCGTGCACAAGAACCAGCGGAGAGTGTTCGGTGCGTGCCCCCCCTGCGCCCCCCAGCCGGGCTCTGAGCCCCCCCAACCTGACCCCGAGCCCCTCCCCAGGTCTGCTGGAGCgcccggcgctgccgcccgcgCTGGCGGTGCCCACGGTCACCTACAAACTCTTCCTGGCGGGCAGGAGCGGCGTCGGCAAGACAGCGCTGGTGGCCTGGCTGGGGGGGACCCTCGTGCCCCCCACCCACCACGAGACCCTGGGTACGGCTGGGGGGGACCCGGGGGTGACAATCCCCGCAGGCATCGAGGCCACAACGAGACCCTGGGTACGGCTGGGGGGGGACCCGGGGGTGACAATCCCCACAGGCATCGAGGCCACAACGAGACCCTGGGTGCGGCTGGGGGGGGGACCCGGGGGTGACAATCCCCACAGGCATCGAGGCCACAACGAGACCCTGGGTACGGCCCGGGGTGTCCCGGGGGTGACAATCCCGCTGTCCCTGTACGCATCGAGGCCACAACGAGACCCTGGGTACGGCCGGGGGGGGACCCGGAGGTGACAGTCCCGCTGTCCCCACAGGGTTCGAGGCCACCCTGGCTCCCACAAGACCCTGGGTAGAGTCGGGGTGTCTCGGGGGTGACAGTCCCACTGTCCCCGCAGGCATAGAGGCCTCCCCGGCCACCATGAGACCCTGTGTATAACTCAGGGGTGTCCCGGGGCTGACAgtcccgctgtccccgcagggTTCGAGGCCACCCCGGCCACCACAAGCCCCTGTGTATGGCCCGGGGGTGACAgtcccgctgtccccgcagGCATCGAAGCCACCACGCTGTTC
This genomic interval from Melospiza georgiana isolate bMelGeo1 chromosome 22, bMelGeo1.pri, whole genome shotgun sequence contains the following:
- the CPLANE2 gene encoding ciliogenesis and planar polarity effector 2 isoform X1 translates to MGRRWDPVGGARTPERRQGLHREGTDPMEGEQAPHRGVSGTPWVVLGRMLGHGGCFRGPMEDLGALGRVPGPWGGVRRSPQSCTCSDPMGEGGLFAVPQVWGPMAEQDWALEPGWLLSPAGRPYLDSIVHKNQRRVFGLLERPALPPALAVPTVTYKLFLAGRSGVGKTALVAWLGGTLVPPTHHETLGIEATTLFWPAKPRGSGRPVLFQLHLWDCGDGALRKFEHLLPACKEEADAALFLFSFTDRASFEELPALMGRVLGPGDRHLVRVVVGTKFDLAPHTAVTEGDVRALEGSQGLRVLRAGGTAGLARVGPVLDALVEQLWRRDQVTAGVSPGDAGDTPT